One Herbaspirillum rubrisubalbicans genomic window carries:
- a CDS encoding DedA family protein, translating into MDILLFLVDFIVHIDRHLAELAVSYGPWLFLILFLIIFCETGLVVTPILPGDSLLFVTGALAATGAYDIHLMVLTLIVAAILGDSTNYQIGKMLGIKVFDKPNSRIFKKQYLEKTHAFFEKHGGKAIIIARFAPIVRTFAPFVAGVGAMTYPRFFFYNVIGGIAWVASFSYAGYFFGNLPVVKQNLSLLIVAIVIVSILPGIIEYIRHKRRPG; encoded by the coding sequence ATGGATATCCTTCTGTTCCTGGTCGATTTCATCGTCCACATCGACCGCCACCTGGCCGAGCTGGCCGTTTCCTACGGACCCTGGTTGTTCCTGATCCTGTTCCTGATCATCTTTTGTGAAACCGGCCTGGTGGTCACGCCCATCCTGCCGGGGGACTCGTTGCTGTTCGTCACCGGCGCACTGGCGGCTACCGGTGCCTACGACATCCACCTGATGGTGTTGACCCTGATCGTGGCCGCCATCCTGGGCGACAGTACCAACTACCAGATCGGCAAGATGCTGGGCATCAAGGTCTTCGACAAGCCCAATTCACGCATCTTCAAGAAGCAATATCTGGAGAAGACCCATGCCTTCTTCGAAAAGCACGGTGGCAAGGCCATCATCATTGCCCGCTTCGCCCCCATCGTGCGCACCTTCGCACCGTTTGTCGCAGGCGTGGGCGCGATGACCTATCCGCGCTTCTTCTTCTACAACGTCATCGGCGGCATCGCTTGGGTGGCCAGCTTCTCCTACGCCGGCTACTTCTTCGGCAACCTGCCGGTGGTCAAGCAGAACCTGAGTCTGCTGATCGTGGCCATCGTGATCGTGTCGATCCTGCCGGGCATCATCGAGTACATCCGCCACAAGCGTCGTCCGGGCTGA
- a CDS encoding branched-chain amino acid ABC transporter permease, producing MQIVFLLEQILNGLLVGGYYLLIALGLSLIFSLGGIVNLAHGAFYAIGAYLAVEITRHLGFAGAVVLSPLLVALLGILFERFLLRRFYSADPILGLLLTFGLSMVAEQAIRILWGASPLPASIPPAFKGQLMVGDFMYSRYRLLMLAIVLAALTLIWLLLNKTSFGRVVRAGVQKPDMVAVLGIGLQPYMTAIVMLGVGLAALAGVLFAPISGVQPAMGAEIMTAAFVVVVIGGLGSFWGVVLAAVLVGVVRGITIQFYAPAGEASMYLLMLLVLIFRPRGLLGERIERFE from the coding sequence ATGCAAATCGTTTTCCTGCTGGAACAAATCCTCAATGGATTGCTGGTCGGCGGTTACTACCTGCTGATCGCGCTGGGACTGTCGCTCATCTTCAGCCTGGGCGGCATCGTCAACCTGGCACACGGGGCCTTCTATGCCATCGGCGCCTACCTGGCCGTGGAGATCACCCGGCACCTGGGCTTCGCCGGCGCCGTGGTGCTCTCGCCGCTGCTGGTGGCGCTGCTGGGCATCCTGTTTGAACGCTTCCTGCTGCGCCGTTTCTACTCGGCCGATCCCATCCTGGGCCTGCTGCTGACCTTTGGCCTGTCCATGGTGGCCGAACAGGCCATCCGCATCCTGTGGGGAGCCTCGCCGCTGCCGGCCTCGATCCCGCCGGCCTTCAAGGGACAGCTCATGGTGGGCGACTTCATGTACTCGCGCTATCGCCTGCTGATGCTGGCCATCGTGCTAGCCGCGCTGACGCTGATCTGGCTGCTGCTCAACAAGACCTCCTTTGGCCGCGTGGTGCGCGCCGGCGTACAGAAACCGGACATGGTGGCGGTACTGGGCATTGGCCTGCAACCCTACATGACGGCCATCGTAATGCTGGGCGTCGGCCTGGCAGCGCTGGCCGGCGTGCTGTTTGCGCCCATCTCGGGAGTACAGCCGGCCATGGGCGCCGAGATCATGACGGCCGCCTTCGTGGTGGTGGTCATCGGCGGGCTGGGCAGCTTCTGGGGGGTAGTGCTGGCCGCGGTGCTGGTGGGGGTGGTGCGCGGCATCACCATCCAGTTCTACGCCCCCGCTGGCGAGGCCTCGATGTACCTGCTGATGTTGCTGGTCCTGATCTTCCGTCCGCGCGGCCTGCTGGGCGAGCGCATCGAACGCTTCGAATGA
- a CDS encoding GntR family transcriptional regulator, with product MDPTLIADLSTVRKIQHATLSERVYQDLCELIQAGQVRPGQKLTLKGLSDALGTSPMPVREAVRQLAAEGALEILPNRAMRVPLMTKGKFRELLKIRLALEGLAAEHAARHIDAAALEEVARLHEDLSVEMKRKKPNVDLVIRLNKQLHFAAYQGSGMPTLVDLIAGLWLQVGPVINLDLRAGSRRLAEAPALVHHARLLEGLREGSPKKARAGLEGDLLSAAEMILAGDGLPE from the coding sequence ATGGACCCAACCCTCATCGCTGACCTTTCCACCGTGCGCAAGATCCAACATGCGACCTTGTCCGAGCGGGTGTATCAGGATCTATGCGAATTGATCCAGGCCGGGCAGGTGCGTCCCGGCCAGAAGCTGACCCTCAAGGGTTTGTCCGATGCCCTGGGCACCAGTCCCATGCCGGTGCGCGAAGCGGTGCGCCAGCTGGCCGCCGAAGGGGCATTGGAGATCCTGCCCAACCGCGCCATGCGGGTGCCTCTCATGACCAAGGGCAAGTTCCGTGAATTGCTGAAGATCAGATTGGCGCTGGAGGGCTTGGCCGCCGAACATGCCGCCAGACATATCGATGCGGCCGCACTGGAGGAAGTGGCGCGTCTGCATGAAGACCTGTCGGTCGAGATGAAGCGCAAGAAACCCAATGTGGATCTGGTCATCCGCCTGAACAAGCAATTGCATTTCGCTGCCTACCAGGGTTCTGGAATGCCGACCCTGGTGGACCTGATCGCCGGGTTGTGGCTGCAGGTTGGGCCGGTGATCAATCTTGACCTGCGCGCCGGCTCCCGGCGCCTGGCCGAAGCGCCGGCGCTGGTCCATCACGCGCGTTTGCTGGAGGGGCTGCGCGAAGGTTCGCCAAAGAAGGCCCGCGCCGGGCTGGAAGGCGACCTGCTGAGCGCGGCCGAGATGATCCTGGCCGGCGACGGCTTGCCCGAATAA
- a CDS encoding 3-keto-5-aminohexanoate cleavage protein: protein MAQPRKVIITCAVTGAIHTPSMSPYLPVTPEQIRDEALAAAEAGAAIVHLHARDPDNGKPTQDPEQFRKFLPQIKARSNVVINLTTGGAPTMGVEERLQPALQLQPEVASLNMGSMNFGLYEMLNRFKDFKYDWEQPYLAGSDDRIFRNTFKDIAYILQSCSANQTRFEIECYDIGHLYTAAHFIDRGLIKPPFLIQSVFGLRGGIGNDVEDVMHMKRTADRLFGADYFWSVLGAGRGQIPIATMAAAMGGHTRVGLEDSLWDGPGQLARSNADQVRRIRTVIEALSLQVASADEARDMLQLKGGHNVGF from the coding sequence ATGGCCCAGCCCCGCAAAGTCATCATCACCTGCGCCGTCACCGGCGCCATCCATACCCCCTCGATGTCGCCCTACCTGCCGGTGACACCCGAGCAGATCCGCGATGAAGCCCTGGCCGCCGCCGAGGCCGGCGCGGCCATCGTCCACCTGCACGCACGCGACCCGGACAACGGCAAGCCCACGCAAGACCCGGAACAGTTCCGCAAATTCCTGCCGCAGATCAAGGCCCGCTCCAACGTGGTGATCAACCTCACCACCGGCGGCGCCCCGACCATGGGCGTGGAAGAACGCCTGCAACCGGCCTTGCAGTTGCAGCCCGAGGTGGCCTCGCTGAACATGGGCTCGATGAACTTCGGCCTGTATGAAATGCTCAACCGCTTCAAGGACTTCAAGTACGATTGGGAACAGCCCTACCTGGCTGGCTCCGACGACCGCATCTTCCGCAACACCTTCAAGGACATCGCCTACATCCTGCAATCCTGCAGCGCCAACCAGACCCGCTTCGAGATCGAGTGCTACGACATCGGCCATCTCTACACCGCCGCCCATTTCATCGATCGCGGGCTGATCAAGCCACCCTTCCTGATCCAGTCGGTGTTCGGCCTGCGCGGCGGCATCGGCAATGACGTGGAAGACGTCATGCACATGAAGCGCACCGCTGACCGCCTGTTCGGTGCCGATTATTTCTGGTCGGTGCTGGGCGCCGGCCGTGGCCAGATCCCGATTGCCACCATGGCCGCTGCCATGGGCGGCCACACCCGCGTGGGGCTGGAGGATTCGCTGTGGGACGGTCCCGGCCAACTGGCCAGGAGCAATGCCGATCAGGTGCGCCGCATCCGCACCGTGATCGAGGCGCTCTCCTTGCAGGTGGCGAGCGCCGACGAGGCACGCGACATGTTGCAGCTCAAAGGCGGCCACAACGTCGGGTTCTGA
- a CDS encoding 3-hydroxyacyl-CoA dehydrogenase, with translation MSEKIAVIGAGLIGRAWAIVFARAGFEVALWDAVPQALQGCQQLLRENLADLAAHGLIADPPQALLDRIHRAASLEQALQDAILAQENVKETVEVKREIFAEMDRLAAPDTILTSSTSWIPTSAFSEHLPGRARILVAHPVNPPYLVPLVELAPAPWTAPDTVARAKQIYASAGQSPVVLNKEITGFLLNRIQGAVLNEALNLYENGYASAEDIDKVFKHGLGLRWSFMGPFETIDLNAPAGVLDYARRYGHTYGEVARSQLPNAWQAATLDQLAQERRAVLPVEQLAERARWRDNRLMGLIAHQRQQPK, from the coding sequence ATGTCTGAAAAGATCGCCGTCATCGGCGCCGGCCTGATCGGCCGCGCCTGGGCCATCGTCTTTGCCCGCGCCGGTTTCGAGGTGGCGCTGTGGGATGCGGTGCCGCAAGCCCTGCAGGGCTGCCAGCAACTGCTGCGCGAGAACCTGGCCGACCTGGCTGCCCATGGACTCATCGCCGATCCGCCGCAGGCACTGCTGGATCGCATCCATCGCGCCGCCAGTCTGGAGCAAGCCTTGCAGGATGCCATCCTGGCGCAGGAAAACGTCAAGGAGACGGTAGAGGTCAAGCGCGAGATCTTTGCCGAGATGGATCGCCTGGCCGCTCCCGACACCATCCTCACCAGCTCCACCTCGTGGATTCCCACTTCGGCGTTTTCCGAGCACCTGCCCGGCCGCGCCCGCATCCTGGTGGCTCACCCGGTCAATCCGCCCTATCTGGTACCGCTGGTCGAGCTGGCCCCGGCACCCTGGACCGCGCCGGACACGGTGGCGCGCGCCAAGCAGATCTATGCCAGCGCCGGACAGTCGCCGGTGGTGTTGAACAAGGAAATCACGGGATTCCTGCTCAACCGCATCCAGGGTGCCGTCTTGAACGAGGCCCTCAATCTCTACGAAAACGGTTATGCCTCTGCCGAAGACATCGACAAGGTCTTCAAGCATGGCCTGGGCCTGCGCTGGTCCTTCATGGGGCCGTTCGAAACCATCGACCTGAATGCGCCCGCCGGCGTGCTCGACTATGCCCGACGCTACGGCCACACCTATGGCGAGGTAGCGCGCAGCCAGTTGCCCAACGCCTGGCAAGCGGCCACGCTGGACCAACTGGCGCAGGAAAGGCGCGCCGTCCTCCCGGTCGAGCAACTGGCCGAGCGCGCCCGCTGGCGCGACAACCGGCTCATGGGCCTGATCGCCCACCAACGCCAGCAGCCCAAGTAA
- a CDS encoding NADH:flavin oxidoreductase/NADH oxidase: MSSQLFSPLTLRGLTLPNRIAVSPMCQYSATDGLANDWHLVHLGSRAVGGAGLVLAEATAVLPEGRISSADLGLWKDEHIAPLRRITRFIEQQGAVPGVQLAHAGRKASVLRPWVGPAASVPPADGGWVPQAPSALAFDTTYTQPTALTVQDIEGLVQAFAKAAQRALAAGFKVIELHGAHGYLGHQFLSPLSNKRDDQYGGSFENRIRFLLETVRATRAVWPDELPLLVRLSATDWAEGGWTPEETVALSIRLRELGVDLVDVSTGGNLPAAAIPVGPGYQTGFAAQVKAQAGIATGTVGMITDAIQAEHVLRTGQADLVLLARELLRDPYWPMHAAQQLRHEMAWPPQYVRAASSKTPLRPEVDYGASQT, encoded by the coding sequence ATGAGCAGTCAATTGTTTTCGCCGCTGACGCTACGCGGCCTCACCTTGCCCAACCGCATCGCGGTCTCGCCGATGTGCCAATACTCGGCCACGGATGGATTGGCCAACGACTGGCACCTGGTGCACCTGGGCAGCCGCGCCGTGGGCGGGGCCGGGCTGGTGCTCGCCGAAGCCACGGCAGTGCTGCCGGAAGGTCGCATCAGCAGCGCCGACCTGGGCCTCTGGAAGGATGAGCACATTGCGCCCCTGCGCCGCATCACCCGCTTCATCGAACAGCAAGGCGCGGTGCCCGGCGTCCAGTTGGCCCACGCCGGGCGCAAGGCCAGCGTCCTGCGGCCCTGGGTTGGCCCGGCGGCCAGCGTGCCGCCGGCTGACGGTGGCTGGGTGCCGCAGGCGCCCTCGGCGCTGGCCTTCGACACCACCTATACCCAACCCACCGCCTTGACGGTGCAGGACATCGAAGGCCTGGTGCAAGCCTTTGCCAAGGCCGCCCAGCGCGCCCTGGCAGCCGGCTTCAAGGTGATCGAACTGCATGGCGCGCATGGCTACCTGGGCCACCAGTTCCTCTCGCCCTTGAGCAATAAGCGCGATGACCAATATGGCGGCAGCTTCGAGAACCGCATCCGCTTCCTGCTGGAAACGGTGCGCGCCACCCGGGCCGTGTGGCCGGACGAACTGCCGCTGTTGGTGCGCCTGTCGGCCACCGACTGGGCCGAGGGCGGCTGGACACCGGAAGAAACGGTAGCCCTGTCGATCCGCCTGCGCGAACTGGGGGTGGACCTGGTGGATGTCTCCACCGGCGGCAACCTGCCGGCTGCTGCCATTCCCGTGGGGCCCGGCTACCAGACCGGCTTTGCCGCGCAGGTCAAGGCCCAGGCCGGCATTGCCACCGGCACGGTGGGCATGATTACCGATGCCATCCAGGCCGAGCACGTGCTGCGCACCGGCCAGGCCGACCTGGTGCTGCTGGCGCGCGAGTTGCTGCGCGACCCGTACTGGCCCATGCACGCGGCCCAGCAATTGCGCCATGAGATGGCCTGGCCACCGCAGTATGTGCGGGCCGCATCGAGCAAGACGCCATTGCGACCGGAGGTGGACTACGGCGCCAGCCAAACCTAA
- a CDS encoding branched-chain amino acid ABC transporter ATP-binding protein/permease — translation MNPLHKTSQPLWIGAAALIATPLLLPLLGLTTTSATDVVIYAIAAMGLNLLVGYTGLTSFGHGAWFGVGAYAAALSQTHWFPGQIVMPLLFTLAFIAMAALLVGFLILRRRGVYFSLLTLALSALTFAVAFRWTDFTGGESGLGGIVRPVVAGIDLDRPIPYQVLVSLIALAVLFCLHRLIRSPFGHTIVAIRENEQRARFQGYATIVYKLHMFVISATVTGLAGGLLAFHHRFVSAEPTSVAFSGELLAMVVIGGMRSFLGPALGALFYILFRECLSIWTENWLLWFGLAFVGFILFSPTGLVGIWRQLQRRLRPPAEVGAAMSARQIIDGLPLPEFLQPPPRPGVVLEAKDIEIRFGGIQAVSNAQIALHAGEIHALIGPNGAGKTTTFNLISGMFAPHGGSVLLNGEPIHGLPPSDICQRGLTRSFQITNLFKGLSIYENLRLSLQARHPGRYNMWRDIDSYPEIHAETDALMRFLGLKGIDDIQGGALSYGGQRLVDLGIALGSKPQVLLMDEPLAGLAAAERERVSRLVQIIAANIPVLIVEHDIDRVLGFSHQVTVMNQGSVLMTGTPEQARADQRVQEIYTGHGTPPVTGRSQADSGERPRLLAFEQVNAFYGKSHILNDASLDVRQGEIVALLGRNGAGKSTLLKTLTGLLKPASGAIHYQGRDIAGLAAPEIARLGIGYVPQGRGLFAGMTVAENLALGRLARKTDGSDGVAWSEEQILHYFPRLKERLHTHADFLSGGEQQMVAVARALSGNVKLLLLDEPFEGLAPAVVQELFKVFDQLRREISIVIVEHNLDLVLALADRVFALERGAVFHTGPAQPLLTDLAYRKQILWL, via the coding sequence ATGAATCCTCTGCACAAGACATCGCAGCCCCTGTGGATCGGCGCCGCCGCCCTGATCGCCACGCCGTTGCTGCTGCCCCTGCTGGGCCTGACCACCACTTCGGCCACCGACGTGGTGATCTATGCCATCGCCGCCATGGGCCTCAATTTGCTGGTGGGCTACACCGGCCTGACCTCGTTCGGCCATGGCGCCTGGTTCGGAGTGGGCGCATATGCAGCGGCGCTGTCGCAGACCCACTGGTTCCCCGGCCAGATCGTCATGCCGTTGCTGTTCACCCTCGCCTTCATCGCCATGGCCGCACTGCTGGTGGGCTTCCTGATCCTGCGGCGACGCGGTGTGTATTTCTCGCTACTCACGCTGGCGCTATCGGCACTGACCTTCGCCGTGGCCTTCCGCTGGACCGACTTCACCGGCGGAGAATCGGGGCTGGGCGGCATCGTGCGCCCGGTGGTGGCCGGCATCGACCTGGACCGCCCCATCCCTTACCAAGTCCTGGTCAGCCTGATCGCCTTGGCTGTGCTGTTCTGCCTGCACCGGTTGATCCGCTCGCCCTTCGGCCACACCATCGTCGCCATCCGCGAAAACGAACAGCGGGCGCGCTTCCAGGGTTACGCCACCATCGTCTACAAGCTGCACATGTTCGTGATCTCGGCCACCGTCACCGGACTGGCCGGCGGACTGCTGGCCTTCCATCATCGCTTCGTCTCGGCCGAGCCGACGTCGGTGGCCTTCTCGGGAGAACTGCTGGCCATGGTGGTCATCGGCGGAATGCGCAGTTTCCTCGGCCCGGCGCTGGGCGCGCTGTTCTACATCCTGTTCCGCGAATGTCTGTCGATCTGGACCGAGAACTGGCTGCTCTGGTTCGGCCTGGCCTTCGTCGGCTTCATCCTCTTCTCGCCCACCGGGCTGGTCGGTATCTGGCGCCAGTTGCAACGTCGGCTGCGCCCGCCGGCCGAGGTCGGGGCCGCCATGAGTGCGCGTCAGATCATCGATGGCCTGCCACTGCCGGAGTTCCTGCAGCCGCCGCCGCGACCAGGCGTGGTGCTCGAAGCCAAGGACATCGAAATCCGCTTCGGCGGCATCCAGGCGGTCAGCAATGCCCAGATCGCCCTTCATGCCGGTGAAATCCACGCGCTGATCGGCCCTAACGGCGCGGGCAAGACCACCACCTTCAACCTGATCTCCGGCATGTTCGCCCCCCATGGCGGCAGCGTCCTGCTCAACGGTGAGCCTATCCATGGTCTGCCTCCCAGCGACATCTGCCAGCGCGGACTGACGCGTTCGTTCCAGATCACCAATCTCTTCAAGGGCCTGTCGATCTACGAAAACCTGCGCCTGTCGCTGCAGGCGCGTCATCCTGGGCGCTACAACATGTGGCGCGACATCGACAGCTATCCCGAGATCCACGCCGAAACCGATGCGCTGATGCGTTTCCTCGGCCTCAAAGGCATCGACGACATCCAAGGCGGTGCGCTCTCCTACGGTGGTCAACGCTTGGTGGACCTGGGCATCGCCCTGGGTTCCAAACCCCAGGTGCTGCTCATGGATGAACCGCTGGCTGGCCTGGCTGCGGCCGAGCGCGAACGCGTCTCGCGACTGGTGCAGATCATCGCCGCCAACATCCCCGTGCTCATCGTCGAGCATGACATCGACCGCGTGCTGGGCTTCTCGCACCAGGTCACGGTGATGAACCAGGGCAGCGTGCTGATGACCGGCACGCCCGAGCAGGCTCGCGCCGACCAGCGCGTGCAGGAAATCTATACCGGTCACGGCACCCCGCCGGTCACCGGGCGCAGCCAGGCCGACAGTGGCGAACGCCCGCGCTTGCTGGCCTTCGAGCAGGTCAATGCCTTCTACGGCAAGAGCCACATCCTCAACGACGCCAGCCTGGACGTGCGCCAGGGCGAGATCGTGGCGCTGCTGGGCCGCAATGGCGCCGGCAAATCCACGCTGCTCAAGACCCTCACCGGCTTGCTCAAGCCGGCTTCCGGCGCGATCCACTACCAGGGACGCGACATCGCCGGCCTGGCCGCCCCCGAGATTGCGCGCCTGGGCATCGGCTATGTACCACAAGGGCGCGGTCTGTTCGCCGGCATGACGGTGGCCGAGAACTTGGCCCTGGGGCGACTGGCCCGCAAAACCGATGGCAGCGACGGAGTGGCCTGGAGCGAAGAACAAATCCTGCATTACTTCCCGCGTCTGAAGGAACGTCTGCATACCCATGCCGACTTCCTCTCCGGCGGCGAGCAACAGATGGTGGCGGTGGCACGGGCGCTGTCGGGCAACGTCAAGCTGCTGTTGCTGGACGAGCCCTTCGAAGGCCTGGCCCCGGCCGTGGTGCAAGAACTGTTCAAGGTCTTCGACCAGCTGCGACGCGAGATCTCCATCGTCATCGTCGAGCACAACCTGGACCTGGTGCTGGCCCTGGCCGACCGCGTCTTTGCATTAGAACGCGGAGCGGTGTTCCATACCGGCCCGGCCCAGCCGCTGCTCACCGACCTGGCCTATCGCAAGCAGATCCTGTGGCTCTGA
- a CDS encoding ABC transporter substrate-binding protein codes for MQQDPRTSGKITTSPTDPTDPTHPRSARRRRLLSAAAGAAVLGFPAIVRAQSDKIIIGHLTPRTGFLGPMGEYAVMSINLAVEEQNKAGGLLGRQLTLLSEDSVNPPTASTKAQRLLERDGAALLIGEISSASALGIAQVAQRNKKLFMNTGCNSDELRGKSCNKFMFHIEAANSTYVKACGQQLLHNGLIKGKKLYALTADYAFGHDLLRTAKTFVAANGGTIANDELVPTDATDFSPYLLKIRQAKPDLVISNLAGNQITNFIKQYAEFGLPFPIAGFGFDTVAAWGAGADNFAGTWPTTWHHDVDAPSAKAFVSAFVKKYGKPPENQAWGEYVGFRSIAQAIAETKSLDTMKLIEYFEKGAQIDILKGRKGYYRDWDHQLMQEMYTLSPKPKGRAKDQWDFLQLGVPVPGPNLPLESIAPTPQENACKFT; via the coding sequence ATGCAGCAAGACCCGCGCACGTCCGGCAAGATCACCACCAGTCCCACCGATCCGACCGATCCAACCCATCCGCGCTCAGCGCGCCGTCGGCGCCTCCTCAGCGCCGCCGCCGGTGCTGCCGTGCTGGGTTTCCCGGCCATCGTCCGGGCCCAGTCCGACAAGATCATCATCGGCCACCTCACGCCACGTACCGGCTTTCTCGGCCCCATGGGCGAATACGCGGTGATGAGCATCAACCTGGCCGTGGAAGAACAGAACAAGGCCGGCGGCCTGCTGGGCCGCCAGTTGACCCTGCTCTCGGAAGATTCGGTCAATCCGCCCACCGCCTCCACCAAGGCGCAACGCCTGCTCGAGCGGGATGGCGCCGCGCTGCTGATCGGCGAGATTTCCTCGGCCTCGGCACTGGGCATCGCCCAGGTGGCCCAGCGCAACAAGAAGCTGTTCATGAACACCGGCTGCAATTCCGACGAATTGCGCGGCAAGAGCTGCAACAAGTTCATGTTCCACATCGAGGCCGCCAACTCCACCTACGTGAAAGCCTGCGGCCAGCAGCTCCTGCACAATGGCCTGATCAAGGGCAAGAAGCTCTATGCCCTCACCGCCGACTACGCCTTCGGCCACGACCTCTTGCGTACCGCCAAGACCTTCGTGGCGGCCAATGGCGGCACCATCGCCAATGACGAGCTGGTGCCCACCGACGCCACCGACTTCAGCCCCTACCTGCTCAAGATCCGCCAGGCCAAACCCGACCTGGTCATCTCCAATCTGGCGGGCAACCAAATCACCAACTTCATCAAGCAATATGCCGAGTTCGGTCTGCCCTTCCCGATCGCCGGTTTCGGCTTTGACACCGTGGCCGCCTGGGGTGCCGGTGCCGACAACTTCGCCGGTACCTGGCCCACCACCTGGCACCACGATGTGGACGCGCCCTCGGCCAAGGCTTTCGTGAGCGCCTTCGTCAAGAAGTACGGCAAGCCGCCCGAGAACCAGGCCTGGGGCGAATACGTGGGATTTCGTTCGATTGCCCAGGCCATTGCCGAGACAAAGTCGCTGGACACCATGAAGCTGATCGAGTATTTCGAGAAGGGCGCGCAGATCGACATCCTCAAGGGCCGCAAAGGCTACTACCGCGACTGGGACCATCAACTGATGCAGGAGATGTACACGCTCTCGCCCAAACCCAAGGGCCGCGCCAAGGATCAGTGGGACTTCCTGCAACTGGGTGTGCCGGTGCCGGGACCGAACCTGCCGCTGGAGTCGATTGCGCCGACCCCGCAGGAAAACGCCTGCAAATTCACCTGA
- a CDS encoding SDR family oxidoreductase yields MDLNLKDQKVIVTAGAQGIGLAITAAFVEAGAHVHICDISEDFLASARERFGTAPVSYSRTDVSRASEVDAMFAELAQRWDGRLDVLVNNAGIAGPTLPVEEVDLSGWDQTIAVNLTGPFLCTRRAVPMLKNNGGGAIVNISSVAGRLGFALRTPYSASKYGVIGLTETWAIELGPCNIRVNAVLPGIVAGARQERIVAAKATAYGIAHEEMRQRLLSKVSLRKMVTAEDVANQVIFICSPAGASISGRSLSVCGNVEVLG; encoded by the coding sequence ATGGACCTGAACCTGAAAGACCAGAAAGTCATCGTCACCGCCGGCGCCCAAGGCATTGGCCTAGCCATCACGGCTGCCTTCGTCGAGGCCGGCGCGCATGTTCACATCTGCGACATCAGCGAGGACTTCCTCGCCAGCGCACGCGAGCGCTTCGGCACCGCCCCGGTCAGCTACAGCCGCACCGATGTCAGTCGCGCATCCGAGGTCGATGCCATGTTCGCCGAACTGGCCCAGCGCTGGGACGGCAGGCTGGATGTACTGGTGAACAATGCCGGCATCGCCGGCCCGACGTTGCCGGTGGAAGAGGTCGATCTGTCCGGCTGGGATCAGACCATCGCCGTCAACCTCACCGGCCCCTTCCTCTGCACTCGGCGAGCCGTGCCCATGCTGAAAAACAATGGCGGCGGCGCCATCGTCAACATCTCCTCGGTCGCTGGCCGGCTGGGCTTTGCGCTGCGCACGCCCTACTCGGCCTCCAAGTATGGCGTCATCGGGCTGACCGAGACCTGGGCCATCGAACTGGGGCCTTGCAACATCCGCGTCAATGCCGTCCTGCCCGGCATCGTCGCGGGTGCGCGCCAGGAGCGCATCGTCGCCGCCAAGGCCACCGCCTACGGTATCGCACATGAAGAAATGCGCCAGCGGCTGCTGTCCAAGGTTTCGCTGCGCAAGATGGTCACCGCCGAGGATGTTGCCAACCAAGTCATCTTCATCTGCTCCCCCGCTGGGGCCAGCATCAGCGGGCGCAGCCTGTCGGTGTGCGGCAATGTCGAAGTCCTGGGTTGA